In the genome of Conger conger chromosome 8, fConCon1.1, whole genome shotgun sequence, one region contains:
- the LOC133135631 gene encoding GTPase IMAP family member 4-like isoform X2, translated as MDTSGSYHHVGETRHLSALRIVLLGAKECGKSSAGNSILGKQAFTPGIKTTACQKGQGDVAGREITVVDTPGWVRYFPVEDSAELLKEQIVCSVSLCPPGPHAVLLVINLDSSFQEKHRRSVQGHLELLSDTVWRHTVLLFTFGDTLSDQTVEQHIESEGQALQGLIQKCGNRYHGLSNSVSQVPELLVVVEEMVVEEMAAGQVCGLCAGGYFHMEPDILQDMENKRSSAEKRANQRVRKVRERRETIRDLQKGGTCGLPELRVVLLGWVAAGKCSTGNNILGREEFGAWRRTAQCEKKQGADERKARWDSAGVEEMDQKHSDEESHTAPWKTEKAWAFLHNEIKGIFETEWSRKEDTIKDIIRTEIKSYITPPAKETSMSCGIDFGGEPDTPDVAVSCMKVYDWLREKHSGNSAAESGYETSSETSNRESSDITAPRPILH; from the exons GGGAGACGCGACATCTCTCAGCGCTTAGGATTGTGCTGCTGGGAGCAAAGgagtgtgggaagagttcagCAGGAAACAGCATCCTGGGCAAACAGGCGTTTACACCGGGAATAAAAACTACAGCGTGTCAGAAGGGGCAGGGCGATGTAGCTGGGAGGGAGATCACGGTGGTGGACACGCCAGGCTGGGTCAGGTATTTTCCTGTTGAAGATTCTGCAGAGCTGCTGAAGGAGCagattgtgtgcagtgtgtctctgtgccccCCTGGTCCCCACGCCGTCCTGCTGGTCATTAATCTGGACTCATCGTTCCAAGAGAAACACAGGAGATCAGTGCAGGGACACCTGGAGCTTCTCAGTGACACAGTGTGGAGACACACGGTGCTGCTGTTCACCTTTGGGGACACTTTAAGTGACCAGACCGTGGAGCAGCACATCGAGAGCGAGGGACAGGCCCTCCAGGGGCTGATACAAAAATGTGGGAACAGGTACCATGGCCTCAGCAACTCGGTCTCTCAGGTCCCTGAGCTGCTGGTGGTGGTAGAGGAGATGGTGGTGGAGGAGATGGCGGCAGGCCAGGTGTGTGGGCTATGTGCTGGTGGTTATTTTCACATGGAGCCGGACATTCTACAGGACATGGAGAATAAGAGAAGCAGTGCAGAAAAACGAGCCAATCAGAGAGTAAGGAAGGTGAGGGAACGCAGAGAGACAATCAGAGATCTTCAGAAAG GGGGAACCTGTGGCCTCCCTGAGCTGAGAGTGGTGCTGCTGGGGTGGGTGGCCGCGGGGAAATGCTCCACTGGAAATAAcatcctgggcagagaggagttTGGAGCTTGGAGAAGAACTGCTCAGTGCGAGAAGAAGCAAG GTGCTGACGAGAGAAAAGCCAGGTGGGACTCTGCAGGGGTGGAAGAGATGGATCAGAAACACTCAGATGAagagtcacacactgcaccctggaAAACAGAGAAGGCTTGGGCTTTTCTTCATAATGAAATTAAGGGCATTTTTGAAACGGAGTGGAGCAGGAAAGAGGACACAATCAAAGACATTATCAGGACTGAGATTAAGTCCTACATCACCCCTCCTGCTAAAGAGACCAGTATGAGTTGCGGAATTGACT TCGGGGGGGAACCGGACACCCCTGATGTTGCAGTGTCATGTATGAAGGTGTACGACTGGCTGAGAGAAAAGCATTCTGGGAATTCTGCTGCTGAATCTGGATATGAAACAAGTTCAGAAACAAGCAACAGAGAGAGCTCTGACATCACAGCACCACGCCCTATACTACATTAA
- the LOC133135631 gene encoding GTPase IMAP family member 8-like isoform X1: MDTSGSYHHVGETRHLSALRIVLLGAKECGKSSAGNSILGKQAFTPGIKTTACQKGQGDVAGREITVVDTPGWVRYFPVEDSAELLKEQIVCSVSLCPPGPHAVLLVINLDSSFQEKHRRSVQGHLELLSDTVWRHTVLLFTFGDTLSDQTVEQHIESEGQALQGLIQKCGNRYHGLSNSVSQVPELLVVVEEMVVEEMAAGQVCGLCAGGYFHMEPDILQDMENKRSSAEKRANQRVRKVRERRETIRDLQKGGTCGLPELRVVLLGWVAAGKCSTGNNILGREEFGAWRRTAQCEKKQGKVNGRLVTVVNTPSWWKSIPAELTPDWVRQEVVNSLTLCHPGPNMILLVIPADTSFKEEQRKIIQDNMEHLGERVWGHTLVLFTWGESLGNNSIEQHIESEGQALQWLIQKCGNRYHVLRNMTKDSTQVPELLEKIEEMVAGRSVYHLMPETQSEVVETIVEMSRETRAGDLSTEEKKALAQRIDELWIRREEQLLEKLGLNFPKGTDSGIETWQQGTGGQPPAHFQKLFEKEWNRCESSLTSRSKRTSKRMSGGEDKDGTIGLTGGRATESSTIQKQTTQQKTKHQTDEPPDCADERKARWDSAGVEEMDQKHSDEESHTAPWKTEKAWAFLHNEIKGIFETEWSRKEDTIKDIIRTEIKSYITPPAKETSMSCGIDFGGEPDTPDVAVSCMKVYDWLREKHSGNSAAESGYETSSETSNRESSDITAPRPILH, translated from the exons GGGAGACGCGACATCTCTCAGCGCTTAGGATTGTGCTGCTGGGAGCAAAGgagtgtgggaagagttcagCAGGAAACAGCATCCTGGGCAAACAGGCGTTTACACCGGGAATAAAAACTACAGCGTGTCAGAAGGGGCAGGGCGATGTAGCTGGGAGGGAGATCACGGTGGTGGACACGCCAGGCTGGGTCAGGTATTTTCCTGTTGAAGATTCTGCAGAGCTGCTGAAGGAGCagattgtgtgcagtgtgtctctgtgccccCCTGGTCCCCACGCCGTCCTGCTGGTCATTAATCTGGACTCATCGTTCCAAGAGAAACACAGGAGATCAGTGCAGGGACACCTGGAGCTTCTCAGTGACACAGTGTGGAGACACACGGTGCTGCTGTTCACCTTTGGGGACACTTTAAGTGACCAGACCGTGGAGCAGCACATCGAGAGCGAGGGACAGGCCCTCCAGGGGCTGATACAAAAATGTGGGAACAGGTACCATGGCCTCAGCAACTCGGTCTCTCAGGTCCCTGAGCTGCTGGTGGTGGTAGAGGAGATGGTGGTGGAGGAGATGGCGGCAGGCCAGGTGTGTGGGCTATGTGCTGGTGGTTATTTTCACATGGAGCCGGACATTCTACAGGACATGGAGAATAAGAGAAGCAGTGCAGAAAAACGAGCCAATCAGAGAGTAAGGAAGGTGAGGGAACGCAGAGAGACAATCAGAGATCTTCAGAAAG GGGGAACCTGTGGCCTCCCTGAGCTGAGAGTGGTGCTGCTGGGGTGGGTGGCCGCGGGGAAATGCTCCACTGGAAATAAcatcctgggcagagaggagttTGGAGCTTGGAGAAGAACTGCTCAGTGCGAGAAGAAGCAAGGTAAAGTCAACGGGAGGCTGGTCACTGTGGTCAACACACCAAGCTGGTGGAAGTCTATCCCAGCTGAGCTCACACCTGATTGGGTAAGACAGGAAGTGGTGAATAGTTTGACACTGTGTCACCCTGGACCCAACATGATTCTCCTGGTCATTCCTGCTGACACGTCATTTAAAGAGGAGCAAAGGAAAATAATACAAGACAACATggagcaccttggagagagagtgtggggacacACTCTGGTGCTGTTCACCTGGGGGGAAAGCCTAGGAAACAACTCCATCGAGCAGCACATCGAGAGCGAAGGACAGGCCCTCCAGTGGCTTATacagaaatgtgggaacaggtaCCATGTCCTCAGGAATATGACAAAGGACAGCACCCAAGTCccagagctgctggagaagattGAGGAGATGGTAGCTGGTAGAAGTGTCTATCATCTCATGCCTGAGACACAGAGTGAGGTGGTGGAGACGATTGTGGAGATGAGCAGAGAGACCAGGGCGGGTGATCTCAGCACAGAGGAGAAGAAGGCTCTGGCGCAACGTATCGATGAACTCTGGATTAGGAGAGAAGAACAACTGTTGGAGAAACTGGGTTTGAATTTTCCTAAGGGAACAGACAGTGGGATTGAGACCTGGCAGCAGGGCACAGGAGGTCAGCCTCCTGCTCATTTCCAAAAACTGTTTGAAAAGGAATGGAACAGATGCGAGTCGTCCTTGACGAGCAGGTCTAAGAGAACGTCTAAGAGAATGTCTGGAGGAGAAGACAAAGACGGTACAATAGGGCTGACAGGGGGAAGAGCCACTGAATCTTCTACGATACAGAAACAAACCacccaacaaaaaacaaaacaccaaaCTGATGAACCCCCTGATT GTGCTGACGAGAGAAAAGCCAGGTGGGACTCTGCAGGGGTGGAAGAGATGGATCAGAAACACTCAGATGAagagtcacacactgcaccctggaAAACAGAGAAGGCTTGGGCTTTTCTTCATAATGAAATTAAGGGCATTTTTGAAACGGAGTGGAGCAGGAAAGAGGACACAATCAAAGACATTATCAGGACTGAGATTAAGTCCTACATCACCCCTCCTGCTAAAGAGACCAGTATGAGTTGCGGAATTGACT TCGGGGGGGAACCGGACACCCCTGATGTTGCAGTGTCATGTATGAAGGTGTACGACTGGCTGAGAGAAAAGCATTCTGGGAATTCTGCTGCTGAATCTGGATATGAAACAAGTTCAGAAACAAGCAACAGAGAGAGCTCTGACATCACAGCACCACGCCCTATACTACATTAA